The following proteins come from a genomic window of Micromonospora echinofusca:
- a CDS encoding ABC transporter ATP-binding protein: MSVISIDDLVKTFGSVRALDGLDLKVGAGEVHGFLGPNGSGKSTTIRVLLGLLRRDAGDVRVFDADPWRDAVALHRRLAYVPGDVNLWPNLSGGEAIDLFGQLRGGLDRRRRDDLLERFALDPTRKCRTYSKGNRQKVAIVAAFASDVELYLLDEPTSGLDPLMEAVFQDEVRQLKRDGATVLLSSHVLAEVEALCDRVSIIREGRTVESGTLTELRHLTRTAVTVETARPATGLDALPGVHDVREVDGRTHLEVEPAHLDELLGHLVRFGVRALTSAPPTLEELFLRHYGDERAARTSAPVAGRADGDRPTDDRPAGAR, encoded by the coding sequence ATGTCCGTCATCTCCATCGACGACCTGGTCAAGACGTTCGGCAGCGTCCGCGCGCTCGACGGGCTCGACCTGAAGGTCGGGGCGGGGGAGGTGCACGGCTTCCTCGGCCCCAACGGCTCCGGCAAGTCCACCACCATCCGCGTCCTGCTCGGCCTGCTGCGCCGCGACGCGGGCGACGTACGGGTCTTCGACGCCGACCCGTGGCGCGACGCGGTGGCCCTGCACCGCCGGCTGGCGTACGTGCCCGGCGACGTGAACCTGTGGCCCAACCTCTCCGGCGGCGAGGCGATCGACCTATTCGGCCAGCTGCGCGGGGGCCTCGACCGGCGCCGCCGCGACGACCTGCTGGAGCGCTTCGCCCTCGACCCGACGCGCAAGTGCCGCACCTACTCGAAGGGCAACCGGCAGAAGGTCGCCATCGTCGCCGCCTTCGCCTCCGACGTCGAGCTCTACCTGCTCGACGAGCCGACCTCCGGGCTCGACCCGCTCATGGAGGCCGTCTTCCAGGACGAGGTCCGCCAACTCAAGCGCGACGGCGCCACCGTGCTGCTCTCCAGCCACGTGCTGGCCGAGGTCGAGGCGCTCTGCGACCGGGTCAGCATCATCCGCGAGGGCCGCACCGTCGAGTCCGGCACCCTCACCGAGCTGCGCCACCTCACCCGTACGGCCGTCACCGTCGAGACCGCGCGACCGGCGACGGGCCTGGACGCCCTGCCCGGCGTGCACGACGTGCGCGAGGTCGACGGGCGCACCCACCTGGAGGTCGAGCCCGCCCACCTCGACGAGCTGCTCGGGCACCTCGTCCGCTTCGGCGTACGCGCGCTGACCAGCGCCCCGCCCACCCTGGAGGAGCTGTTCCTGCGCCACTACGGCGACGAGCGCGCCGCCCGCACCTCGGCGCCCGTGGCGGGCCGGGCCGACGGTGACCGCCCGACCGACGACCGGCCGGCGGGTGCCCGGTGA
- a CDS encoding TetR family transcriptional regulator, with translation MTVEAPDDTRSRILRAALDLFAEHGYQRTPLRQIAERLRLTKAAILYHFPSKEHLLTALIEPLVSDLEALLDAAEAGPSERARTTVLEGWVDTMLAHRRPLGMLFHDIALVTRGDTYHRLMRIALRANDLIAGVDAGRRERVRAVQAVAMCSDPIVFFADVPDAVLRADMLDGVHRLLGDPVGPGPAGDAGRAGGTGTPGGAGAPASGGGADAPASGGAARGRRRPGRPRAMGPEQVETARRMHAEGSHSADEIAVALGVSRATLYRHLDPAGAE, from the coding sequence ATGACCGTCGAGGCGCCCGACGACACGCGCAGCCGGATCCTGCGCGCCGCGCTCGACCTGTTCGCCGAGCACGGCTACCAGCGCACCCCGCTGCGTCAGATCGCCGAGCGGCTGCGGCTGACCAAGGCCGCGATCCTCTACCATTTCCCCAGCAAGGAGCACCTGCTCACCGCCCTGATCGAGCCGCTGGTGTCCGACCTGGAGGCGCTGCTGGACGCGGCCGAGGCGGGGCCGTCCGAACGGGCCCGCACGACGGTGCTGGAGGGCTGGGTGGACACCATGCTGGCGCACCGCCGCCCGCTCGGCATGCTCTTCCACGACATCGCCCTCGTCACGCGCGGCGACACGTACCACCGTCTGATGCGGATCGCGCTGCGGGCCAACGACCTGATCGCCGGCGTGGACGCGGGCCGCCGGGAGCGGGTGCGGGCGGTGCAGGCGGTCGCCATGTGCAGCGACCCGATCGTCTTCTTCGCCGACGTGCCCGACGCGGTGCTGCGGGCCGACATGCTCGACGGCGTGCACCGCCTGCTCGGCGACCCGGTCGGCCCCGGCCCGGCGGGCGACGCGGGCAGGGCGGGCGGCACGGGCACACCGGGTGGCGCGGGTGCGCCGGCTTCCGGCGGCGGGGCCGATGCGCCGGCTTCCGGCGGTGCGGCGAGGGGCCGGCGACGCCCCGGACGGCCCCGGGCGATGGGTCCGGAGCAGGTCGAGACGGCCCGGCGGATGCACGCCGAGGGCAGCCACTCGGCGGACGAGATCGCCGTCGCGCTCGGGGTCTCGCGGGCCACCCTCTACCGCCACCTCGACCCGGCCGGCGCAGAATAA